In Nerophis ophidion isolate RoL-2023_Sa linkage group LG03, RoL_Noph_v1.0, whole genome shotgun sequence, the following are encoded in one genomic region:
- the slc28a1 gene encoding sodium/nucleoside cotransporter 1, producing MKESNRIQPKNRDGVCNQAFEIEEGCIGDLGSSKKQEEQSRKGLGSYLSQISKPIYATEDYLKAHSKTFKYAVLGILGAGYVAFFITACVLDFQRATALVVLTCLAVTSKSYDLVKKYKGESISRCFEPALECFTSNLRWIKWVFIVIVAILLILWLTLDTIKRPEQLISFGGVCMFILLLFTCSAHRTAVTWRPVLWGLGMQFCIGLFVIRTQPGLIAFQWLGRQVQIFLDYTKEGSSFVFGDLITGIFAFQVLPIVVFFSSVMSVLYFLGIMQWLILKISWVMQITMGTSPTETLSIAGNIFVGQTEAPLLIRPYLKNMTKSEIHAVMTGGFATIAGSVMGAFILFGIDASSLISASVMAAPCALAMSKLSYPETEESPSKSQKNIEVSCGDEQNILEAASSGASASIGLVANIAANIIAFLAILAFINQALRWFGGMVGYPDVTFQLFCSYIFMPVAFMMGVPYEESFTIAELIGTKLFLNEFVAYEKLSKLKSNRLKGLDAVIDGQRQWVSVRSEIISTYALCGFANFSSLGVMIGGLSSICPSRRGDVSSLVLRSMITATCVSLVNACIAGILFVPPLDCVNLFSELAFNGTDANLQTCCNDLFASTINNGTISFKGSWSTVANVTVFLSKCCQCCGLSQDALCM from the exons CCAAATTTCCAAGCCGATTTACGCCACCGAGGATTACCTGAAAGCTCACTCCAAAACCTTCAAGTACGCAGTCTTGGGCATACTCGGAGCAG GGTATGTGGCATTTTTCATCACCGCCTGTGTTTTGGATTTCCAGAGGGCCACAGCCCTGGTGGTCCTCACCTGCCTGGCAGTTACGTCCAAGTCCTACGACCTGGTCAAAAAGTACAAGGGGGAGAGTATCAGTCGTTGTTTCGAACCTGCGCTGGAATGCTTCACCTCTAACTTAAGGTGGATTAAATG GGTCTTCATCGTCATTGTGGCGATTCTGCTCATACTGTGGTTGACGCTAGACACCATAAAACGCCCCGAACAGCTTATCTCCTTTGGCGGTGTGTGCATGTTCATCCTGCTCCTCTTCACCTGCTCAGCACACAGGACAGCG GTGACATGGAGGCCAGTGTTATGGGGTCTGGGCATGCAGTTCTGCATTGGACTTTTCGTCATCAGGACGCAACCTGGACTCATTGCTTTCCAGTGGCTCGGACGACAAGTGCAG atcTTCCTGGACTACACCAAAGAAGGCTCCTCGTTTGTTTTCGGAGATTTGATCACAGGCATCTTTGCCTTTCAG GTTCTGCCAATCGTTGTGTTCTTCAGCAGCGTGATGTCGGTGCTTTACTTCCTGGGCATCATGCAATGGCTCATTCTAAAG ATCTCCTGGGTTATGCAGATAACAATGGGAACCTCTCCCACAGAGACCTTGAGCATAGCAGGCAATATATTTGTCGGCCAG aCAGAAGCGCCCCTGCTCATTCGGCCCTACTTAAAGAACATGACCAAGTCTGAGATCCATGCTGTCATGACGGGAGGATTTGCCACAATTGCCGGCAGCGTCATGGGCGCTTTCATCTTATTTGGG ATTGATGCGTCCTCCTTGATATCAGCCTCAGTTATGGCTGCTCCCTGTGCGTTGGCCATGTCCAAGCTGTCTTACCCAGAGACAGAAGAGAGCCCCTCCAAGTCACAGAAGAATATTGAAGTATCTTGTGG AGATGAACAGAACATCCTCGAGGCGGCCAGCAGTGGAGCTTCAGCATCCATAGGCCTGGTGGCCAACATCGCAGCAAACATCATCGCCTTTCTCGCCATCCTGGCCTTCATTAACCAGGCTCTGAGATGGTTTGGAGGGATGGTGGGCTATCCTGACGTCACCTTTCAG TTATTCTGCTCATACATCTTTATGCCCGTGGCCTTCATGATGGGAGTCCCGTACGAGGAGAGCTTCACCATAGCCGAGCTGATCGGCACCAAGCTTTTCCTCAATGAGTTTGTGGCCTACGAGAAGTTATCCAAGTTGAAGAGCAACAGACTCAAGGGGCTGGATGCAGTTATTGACGGGCAGAGACAATGGGTTTCA GTGCGATCAGAAATAATCAGCACTTACGCTCTGTGCGGCTTTGCCAACTTCAGCTCCCTTGGCGTCATGATTGGCGGCCTGT CCTCTATATGCCCATCTAGAAGAGGTGATGTCTCAAGCTTGGTACTGCGTTCAATGATCACGGCCACATGTGTGTCGCTGGTCAATGCTTGCATTGCAG GGATTCTCTTTGTCCCTCCACTGGACTGTGTGAATCTCTTCAGTGAGTTGGCCTTTAATGGCACAGATGCTAACTTGCAAACCTGCTGCAACGACCTCTTTGCCAG CACCATCAACAACGGGACGATCTCATTCAAAGGCTCGTGGAGCACGGTCGCAAACGTCACCGTGTTTTTGTCCAAGTGCTGTCAGTGCTGTGGTCTTTCTCAAGACGCACTTTGTATGTAG